A genomic region of Spartobacteria bacterium contains the following coding sequences:
- a CDS encoding DUF4160 domain-containing protein, giving the protein MPTVMRIGSLRFHFYSDEGNEPPHIHIETPDGECKFWLDPIKLARNKGVPAPMLRTIERLVFENIELIKEKYNAYLE; this is encoded by the coding sequence ATGCCGACAGTAATGCGAATTGGCTCATTGAGATTTCATTTTTATTCAGATGAGGGTAATGAGCCTCCGCATATACATATAGAAACGCCTGATGGTGAATGTAAATTTTGGCTGGATCCGATTAAACTCGCTCGTAATAAAGGAGTTCCTGCTCCGATGTTACGCACTATTGAAAGGCTTGTTTTTGAAAATATTGAATTGATAAAGGAGAAATACAATGCATACCTTGAGTGA